TGGCATTGAATTCTGCTTGAGAGAGGATTTAGCTGCTTCAACCATAATCTGGAGAAACTGTTCCAGCCGGGTCAAGGAGCCCACATAAATGACTGGAAGGGAagtcaatattctatcatatgACTCAACAGCTCTAGCTATTTCAAAGTGACTTCGGAAATCGATATCGATGATCAATCGTTCAGAGGTTCCAGTGCCGTTGCAGTTGACCACATCAATGTACTCATGATCCCCTGCATAAGAAATGAATTAACAtataaagggaaaaaatgaCGATCCAAGCTAATATATCATTCACAAAACTCCGTGCATGATTACATATCACTGAAAGTCAGTCTATACCTAGGAAACCTACAAGAGTATCCTATTTAAACAAAAGGCCCCATCTGTACAAGCATATGACTCCACCTTCattcaatactcaatagtaaATTACAAAATGATCCAGAAAATTtgtcaactttttctttttgaaagttGAAGACAGATGGAATGAATGGCATCATAGAAGCTGCGGTCCACATGTAGATGTAATGAAAATATTCCAACTCCGATGTTTATGCAATGTAGGTAACAGATGCGGCAGAGATATGGTTAATTACAAActctctagaaaataaaatcctGATAATATGGACTTAAAGCTAAGATTCCTTTCATTTCTCCcctttttatgaaattatttattttcttttgattaaGAAACAATATTTTGTGCTGAGATAAGGTTTGTAGGTTAAGAGTTGAATATAGAGCATACCACCGGGGACCTTGCCACTACCCTGCCATTTAGTTGCACATACAGCAGCATCATAACCAGAACGTCTCAGAAGCTTAACCAGAGAAAACCTGATGCAGCTGCCATTACATGCACCCGACTTGACAAAGTGAAGCCCGGTCTCATGAATAGATAATATAAGAGAATTAACCACTGACAGCAAGTCACTCTCATTCTGAGCCACGGAGATCTTGCAAAACTGTGGTATGACAGGGAATCAGCAAAATATTGGCAGTTGAAATTGATCAACAGTTgttattccttttattttttacataacaGTAGTTTGaattatcatttaaaacacaATGGAGTTGAACTTCAAACAACAAGAAaatttttaagtgaaaaaagGAATTATGGGTGGTCCTCAAATGGAAAAGTTAGGCATAAAAAACCAGATATTGACTAGGACTTGTGTATGAATTAtcacaataaacaaaaattattatctctCAAATTAAAAGGTGGACCAAGAGTCAGGACTAACATGACAAAAATCTTAACCAACCTTATGCAGCTCAACAGTGTTTACATacaaatcaattattttctcAGTAACATACTTTCATCTTCTGGTGCAGGATACTTGGACACTTCATTGGAGGAATCATTCCTAAATTTGTAGTACAATTAGAAGAACAAACAACAACGGCAGAATGCTGCAAAATTGCCTAATAGAAGGAAATAATGTTTGCCTGCCTCCACAGCATCATCCTTAAGATGGTAACTGATTGTTAGttttgagagggaaaaaaaaaaaaaccacagtaACCAAAATGTTTGACACTTGGATTGTGACATCTACATACTATCCATGGAGTTGCTAACCCAACTTTGTGACTTCAAATATTTCTGTAGTTCAAACTCTATATATAGGCTGAAACAGAAACTTTCTTAACTTACCTTAAGCCAGCTTATATTCTAACCCCATGCGAGTCTGTGACATAAGAAATATCGAGCCATTAAACTTATTAACATTTCATTTCCCCCTTTTCTTCGAGTAACATTTCATTTCCCTTTTTAGTCTTGACATATGAGAAAAACATTGCAGGAAAAATTATCATACTCGGGCAACCAGCTACAGATAATACATTgatttgaacatatttttttccctttcccctGAACTCTCAGAGCCAAAAAAAGGGCATTAGTCCCCAAAGGTCGATTGCTGAATGAAGATTCTAAGAGTCTAAACACAATAAATATCGTCCAAGTCTCATCACAATATACTTTTTGgtatttaatttccttttattctAATATCTTAATTAAGCAGTCATAACACCAACCGCCTTCCAATCAAATAAATGAACAAATTGAACCGGTCGGAGGAAGGATCATAAAGGATAAagttcaaagaaaaaaacagagactTGCgtgattaattatatttttaggcAATTCTGTAAGAACTCAACATGAGCAGAATTTAATGTGATTAATTACTCTGAATCTCGTCCATATCTTTAACAAATCAAAGCAAGCCCCACGTAAGAAAAAACTAGGGTAACTTTAATAGGTTGGGCAAATGGAATTTTATTCATAGAATTACCGGAATCTTCTCGGCAAGGTGGGCAAGATCGGGTAGAGCGGAATCACTGTCACTGCTACACCAAGACTCTGCTCCGACACTCCCATTCTCCAAGAAATCGCTAACCATGAGAGCCAAATCGTGCTCGCTCTCGTGACTGAACGCTCCTCCGATCGGACTCACGCCTCCAGCACCGCCCCTCATCAGCCAATCCCCGGCCGCCATGCATACTCGGCAATCCATCTCAGAAAGGCACACAGCGTCGCTTCCAACGCAGCTCCCCTCCTCCACCTGCACCGCCCGATCACAACGGCCACGACTCCTCTTCCCCCTCGCTATACGAGACAGCCATCATCTCCGACAGTAGAACATGAGAAACATAGAGTAATTTATCGAAACCCTGGCCTCGAGAAGCTTTATAATTCGGGAATAAACAGAAACATAAAATCAATCGACTACGTATTCtctgtatgattttttttttttttaaaaagggtaTGAAAATAGAACAGAAGAATGATTGAGACCTCGTTTTTCTAAAACTCTTTTGGTGTCTCAGTTGTTTTCGTTTGTTTCGGGATTATTTATGATCCGAAGGCAGGGCTGgagcgagaaagagagaaaatggaagagaaaTGTCTCTGCTGCAGAACAAAACAGACGACCCAAAGGATGGAAGACGAAAGAAAATAACGGGCGTATTATAAAAGGTGAACGAGAGACTTGGCTCCTAGCCTCCTGCCactcttttactattattttatttgaattttttattttttaaatattcttaataattaaaaaaatatataacagtcactttcttatttattaaattaaaacaattaaacttaataacaaaaaaatagtaaatagatTACAAAAATAAGAATCATACTACACAAAAGtctgattttatcattttattcttatattttataaaaaaaaatataagaataaaatgataaaatcacatatttttaatgatatataaaaatatgaaatttatgtttaaaattttttaaaaaataataaagctATCGTTATCcagtataaaaaaaagtgtgagaCTGGCagatttagaaaatgaaatgagaattttatattttgttttgaagtttaaaatattatattttaatattattattattttgaaatttgaaaaagatgtattaggatttgaaaaagttgaattatttattatattttatattgagatttaaaaaatatataatgaataaatgaaatgagatcaaaattttatattttgttttagttaccAAATCTGTCAGTATTACCCTCGCTTTCTTGTCTCATGGTCCACGTAATGTCCTTCTTGCCCATCGAAATTTTGGAGGGAATGGACGAGGGAACAGCGGAGGCTGTCGAAGAACTTGAACCGTAAAAGAGAATGATATTCGTTGGTCCGAgatataaatttttgaaaaactctTTGGAAATCAATTTTATGGATTTCTGTAAAAGTCTTGTGTTCAGTGTTCTAATAAAAATACGTTTAGAATATGAGTTTTTTTCTAGAGAAATTGGGGTTTGATACAATAGTGAGATCTATTAAAAACATGTGAAAATAAaggttttatgagatttttttttagattttcttttaaatttttttttaatataataaattgaaatgagatgatttgataaattgtaattattttgatgtaaatatgtttggattgagagtagGAAAATAGTGTACAAAAATATGGACATTTTCAACATGATTCCCTTACAAAATGTTAAGCTGCATTTAGTTGTAACATTCAtttgagttcagtctaattttaaattgaatcgaacatataaatatttaactctaaaattaataaacttatttcaactcaaaacttcctaACACGTAaaactcataactttttttaacttaacacatctttatatataggacctataactttttttaactttccataaaaaatattaaatttattttaatatctaaacacactttaaactcaattttGATGAGTCTCACATAATTTCTTCTACtactcaacttattattattcataaaaaaaaaaaaaaaaacctctaaaCATTCAAATACAACCTAATTAATCATATACCAAACTCGTGGGCGgctacaaatattattattttatattttttggaaacatagaaatattattaattggtTGTAAAGAAAGAATcgaaaagatattatatattatattaggaGAGGAAGCAAGTGGGTCAATAACGCAAATGGCATGGGCATAATGTTAATTTCAGGATAAAATCATGTGCTTTGCCTTGTGGCCCAAGCTTTGGCAACAGACAAAATGGACTGAATATAACGGTCATTGCCCCTGTCGCAATGGCAAGTGGCAACAGAcacactttaattaattattgtattatattctcCCACTTTTCTTGACCACAGACTTCGATCATTTCCTTCCTCCTCTCcctgcaattttattttttaaaatctctggCTATTCTCTAAACTTTAATATCATGACTATCTTGTCACTGTTGTTGCATTAacgataattaattaaaaaaaatattggatgATAAGAAAAGAGAAGATTCCGGATTGTAGTTGGGGCAACACGCTCTCCATCGCTATCTTTCCTGGCTTTAGAGACAGCGACAACACTCTAGGAATCAATTGTGGCCACCAGAAATGGACCCGACTGGCTAATTTAGCCCAGCTCAGGTCcatttgtttaataaaattatggatGGGTTGGTCGGCAAAATTAGGACCTACACGCTGTTCGGTTTACATGGCAAACGCAAAAACCAGTAGCGATAAGAACCAATGTTTAAGATTCTAGGGGTGGGTTTGGTGTCATGCAATTGATGATGAAGTTAAAGGAATTGTTTAGTCTTTGCATATCAGCTGTTCCCTTCTAATGTCCTTGATATCATGTGCTGCTGCTATTCAGCCTATCATTTTATCctttaaaagttattattagtgtaattatatattctttttctttttcttcaaatattttttaaacctcttaaacttttttttaaaaaaatacaaatttacttATAATCAccttcttaattattaaaaaatataaaaaaaatacataaattttcaaaatgaggATATAAAACTAGAAGGTCagttagcattttccttttgtttaagTTATTAATTGTTGGAtataaattgatttgtttatgaTAAAATTGGGGTCAGAAATCTGACACAGTGTATCAACCTTTTACTCCATTTGTTGCATTGAGTATGGGTCTCAGGAGTCAGgaacaactaaaataaaagttgaactGTACTTCGATTCGattcttaggttgtgtttgaatgttgaagtgagttgagttgaattgagttgagataataaaatattattagaatattattttttaatattattattattttaagatttgaaaaagttgaattatttattatattttgtgttagaatttaaaaaaattgtaataatgaattgagatgagttaggtaaccaaacgaagcctcaTGCCGATTCCGTTCTAATTCATGCTAATTCCTGCTAGTCTGAAGCCAGATATGTGAAGcaaaaaagatttgattttgAGCAATCGTTTTAgctagggctgtacaaaaaaccgaaaaatcgactcagaccggccgccgGAGCTCGGAACCGGCAGAAACCGGTAgggaaccggtcggcgtgcggtataaaatagagaaaaccgatatcggccggttcggcgtcggttcgaACCAGATtaaaaccgctgaaccggccgactaaataaactatttccttttatatatattttaaacttaaaacgacgccgttctacttaagtttaagtggaacggcgtcgttttaagccttagttgtgttttaaacataagtagaacgacgccgtttggtattaaaccaaacggcgtcgtttaatttataacgatttaaaaaaaaaattaagtagaacgacgccgtttcgtttaaaccaaacggcgtcgtttcaaaatagcttcatcttcttcctcgcgTCTTCTTCCTCGCGTTCTTACCagctctcatcctctctctctctctcctctgcaacaatctctctctctactctctcagaggAAGCTCGGTCCgggaaccgaccgtgaaccgatAGAGAAAGGAAGCAACGGTTTCGGCCGGTGTTTCTCCTCCTCgtcgatcggtttcggccggtgttTCTCCCCGCAAATTACCtgtcggtcggcgtcggttttgcccaagAACCGAACCGAAggggtcggttttcacccctagtttTAGCAACACTAGTTTGGATACGTAaggatttatgaataatagtaaaataatttataaataacagtaaaattatttgaattaatatgttttatgaaattttaaaaaataagagataataaattgaagaaagttataatgattaagtaatgattagatgaaaaaattaaatatttgaaattaaaaaatacttgtatttgtgatgtttggatatagaattgagataaaataagactAGATTAATTGGACTTTGTTGTCTAAACCATGCGTGgaactcatttttcttatgCTAAAAGCCTAAATTTATTGAAGATATCCACAAGGATCCAACGGCTCCAAATCCACGTATGGAAACTGAGCCACCCAACACTATCACAGACTATGAGTgacaatatgtgatacgacccGTTAATTCAACACGAACAAGATACGAAATTAACGGGTTCAGGTTAAAACGGGTTGATCATTTAAGATACATTCATCAACGGGTGACTAACAGGTTAACCCGCTTGACCTGTTAgattttttactcaaaattacaattatatcattttaacctaaaaaacaaaaatactttaatcatatTTCGTATTTCctaactctctctttctcttagtTCTCAGTTGAGTCAGTTCTCATGAATCACGACCGCCTCCCACATTTCTTatggattataattttggtatttttattatttggattataattttagacttacgtaattagttttatattttttggagatattgtgatttaaaattttatgtgaaattatattaataaagtcAAATGGATTATTTGGTAAATTCAACCATTTACATAAATGGGTTGAAACAGGTCATTTCatgtcaatatatttttaattaatttatatgtaatCAAAACGGGTTTGGTCGTGTCAACTTGTTATTTTAATAGGTcatgttagggtttgaaattttgactcATTAAGTTTAATGGATCGTGTTCGGGTTGACCCATATCGTATAATATACACGACTTAACATAATACAAATACAACCTATTAACACGATTTGCCACCCCTACCACAGACCCAACAGCTACAAATCCACCTATGGAAACCGAGACACATATTATCACCACAGATCCAACGGCTACAAACTGCATATATGGAAATTTAACACAAAATCATCCACTCTAATCTCCTATGTAACGTCTCTTTATTTTCCATGctcttttgtattttccttttacaTATTTGTacatacactatatataatggaaGGCTCTAATGAATGTTCTTACGATGCGTGAGACATTTACATAAatagttggaatccaattgtctttatggtatcaagagccgtgTGAGATTGCAAGAGAGTCTTCCTCTCGATTATCATGATCTTCAATTTACTTAGTGTGAACAATTTTGTTACTCTCATACTCaatcaaggaaattatcccTTATGGAGGTTAAGAGAGTAACTTTTGGCCTTGGCAGGAAGCCAAGACCTAGTCGACCACCTCATTAGTGACTCCCCCCACCACCCAAACACTATGATGATGACTCCCTCAACCCCACGCTAGAATTAAGTCAGCCATACTTTCAAAGGCGCAAGGCCGATCATCTCCTTCGTAGGTGAATCATTGGGACTTTGTCCGAAGAAGCCCTCAGGTTGGTGGTTGGTCTCGACACCTCCAATCAAGTGTGGGAAGCTCTCAAAGCCGCATACGCCCAAGTCTCTCATAAAAGAGAATTTCATCTCACCCAACAAATTTCATATCTAAGGAAGGAGCTGAACTCCTCTCTTGCGGAACACCTACGACAGTTTAAGTCCCTATGTGATAACCTTGCAGCAATCGGACGGCCTATGGAGgataaaatgaaagtttttttctcttgaacaatCTTGGACTGAAGTACAAAATGTTTACCACCTCTATGCTCAAACCACCAATGTCAATGTACACTAAATTAGTGCCACTCCTTTAAGGGTATAAGGTCTGTTCCCATCTTCGTGACTCTTCTAACCCTTATATGGCCTTTTATACAAAAGACAGGGCACAATGGTCGGCGGCAAGGTGATCGAAGTTTCTCCTCCAAGGGGCGCGGCTTCACCCAGTCAAGCCAACCCACCCGCCCCTCTCATCACTCTGCACAATCTTGTGGGTCTCAAAGTCGTGCATCTGTTGGCTTGGCTCCTACACATGATCCTCACAAAATTGAAATTTGTCAAATTTGTGGCAAAAAGGGACACATGGCTCTTAAATGTTGGCATCGTTTTAATCATGCTCTTCAACCTAATGATGTCCCACAAGCCTTGGCTGCACTCACCCTTAATAATTCTGCCTCTGACATTGAATGGACTGCTGACACAGAGACTACTGCCCACATTACAAGTAATTCAAGTAAGCTTGAAAATCTTCGACATTATTTTGGTATTGACGTTGTTATTGTTTGTGATGGTACTTTACATGAAATCACCCCTATTGGTGATACTATTATCAGGTCTAGTGcctctcaaattaaattaagagatGTTTTATTAGTTCCCGATTttgctaaaaatattttatctgttAGTTAATTAACGTCTGATTATCCTTACCTTTGTGAATTTTATGGTATTTGTTTCTCTATTGTGTCAACTTTGTCTCATAGTTTATGCACTCACTCACCATTGCTCATTACAAAATGGTGAAACGCATTCTTCGCTATTTATATGGTATAGTCGTTCTTGGCATGTATTTTATTTCACAATCTACACTTGCTCTTTATGCCTTTTCTGATGCAGATCGGGCCGACTGTCCTCAAAGTCGTCGCTCTACAACCGGCTACTACATGTTCTTGGGAAGCAATTGTATCTCCTGGTCTACTAAGAAACAACACACTATTTCTTGATCTAGCTCCAAAGCCTCGTATTGTGCTATGGCTCACACTGCTGCAAAACTTACGTGGGTCTCATTTCTGCTTCGCGATCTTGGTGTTCAACTCTCATTACCACCTATCATCTTCTATGACAATTTAAGTGCATTTCATATGATTGTCAATCATGTTTTCATGTTTGTAGCAAATACATTGGGATTGACTATCACTATGTACGAGAACGAGTTGCTCTTGACCTACTCCAAATGAAGCTTGTCCTTGCATCACTTCaacttacaaatattttcacCAAACCACTTGGACGTCCTACTCTTTATTCACTACGTTCCAAACTTGCATTCTATCTACACAGTTTGTAGAGGAGTATTGAAGATACCTACAAGGAACCAACGGCTCCAAATCCCCATATGGAAATTGAGCCACCCAACACTACCATAGACCCAACGGCTACAAATCCTCTAATGGAAACCGAGACACATATCATCACCACAGACCTAAAGGTTACAAGCACACAAAATCTTATATTCTATTTTCCTCTGTAACGTCTCTTTATTTTCCATATTcacttgtattttctttttacatatttgtatatacattatatatgatgGAAGGCTCATGCATATTCTCATGGTATGTGAAACATTTACACAAACAGTTGGAATCCATTTATCTTTAATCTTTATGCCCACTACTTTGAAAGTACCCTATCATTAGTCCCTACTTCGCGTTAGTGCTGCTTTATCCCTTTGAGTGCCTACTTAattagtaatgttattttaaaaaattttggtgttATGATCACTCTTTCGACCCGATAAGCATGAATCTATGACCAATACTAAAGTGACATTTGGACATAGCcataagatataaaattttcaaattttctcataatttgattctaaaatatcactcgaatataaaatattttttaatttcaaatcttaaattttttttatctaattatatccaaacacaaaaattaatataatttttataaacaagacacaaaaattaatatagctTTTATAAACAagacacaaaaattaatataaattttacaaattttaaaataaaataatattcaaaaataatattcaaaccaaaatttaactttattatattttattaaaatttcttatctctttttttaaaactcaataaaatatttaagtgtCCAACTATACCGTAATTGTCAATCATTAACCTTGGACTtaccctttaaaaaaaaaggaaaaaaaaaaaccttggaCTTGCCGCTTCGGGCCTATGCGAGGCGGTAGGCCCTtgtagggctgcaacccgacctGAAATAATCGGGTTTGTGACCGACCCGAACCGATTGATCCCATCAAAGGCGCCAAACCGACCCAACTCGACCCGAACAAACATAGATCGGGTCGAACCCGTATGACCCGACATTCACCACAGAGGCCAAAAAAAGATTTTGCGTTCTTCACTTCCGCATTGATGTACAAAATATTTCTATCATCTGTATCTGATCACAACATCAAATTACCAATCTCATATCAAcatcccaaaaaacaaaaaatgagaagtgcAGTTTCCCCCAATTTCAGCGTCTTCTTCTTACTTTACCGACAagagaaaaatcaaagagaaaccGAAAGGAAATTTCTTGGGAAACAAACAGAAGGAAATTTCTTGGGAAACaaacagacagagagagaggaaaaaccaTCGCCAAGGGCCAAAAGGTGAGGGCTTCCTTCCCTTCCATCGCCAAGGGCCGCAGCGATACCACCGCCGCCAGCATCGACGTGAACAAGAAACAGCCACTACCGGCGACGTATGTTAAGAAGGAGAAGCAGCTGAAGCAACCGAGGTCACTGCGGTTCGCACAGGACTTGGATGGGCTGAAATGCTTCGAGACTCATCTCTTATCAGGCGAACTGTAGTTTGCAGAGAGGGGTTTCGTCCATAGCATCTTGTTGctgcatagagagagagagagagagagagagagagagagagaggggctagGGTTTGTGATAGATAGAAAGAAGAGGGGCATTGCGGTTTCATCGATTTTATCCGATTAAAAGCGGGTTGGACATCATCC
This window of the Juglans regia cultivar Chandler chromosome 12, Walnut 2.0, whole genome shotgun sequence genome carries:
- the LOC108980174 gene encoding uncharacterized protein LOC108980174; this translates as MDCRVCMAAGDWLMRGGAGGVSPIGGAFSHESEHDLALMVSDFLENGSVGAESWCSSDSDSALPDLAHLAEKIPFCKISVAQNESDLLSVVNSLILSIHETGLHFVKSGACNGSCIRFSLVKLLRRSGYDAAVCATKWQGSGKVPGGDHEYIDVVNCNGTGTSERLIIDIDFRSHFEIARAVESYDRILTSLPVIYVGSLTRLEQFLQIMVEAAKSSLKQNSMPLPPWRSLAYLQAKWQSLCQRKFNPDKQRIGRTNLVDHKQCREHLKRLQYLLQSEMEVERLLKPINGDNNWRLKPERRRHSFFRTA